The Melanotaenia boesemani isolate fMelBoe1 chromosome 12, fMelBoe1.pri, whole genome shotgun sequence genome contains the following window.
atggattgatggatgatggagggatggatggatggagggatgatggatggatggatggatggatggatgatggatggatggatggatggatggatggatggatggatagatatatagatagatagatagatagatagatagatactttcttgatcccgagggaaattcaagcatccagcAGCATATACAGacattaaaggttagtacttaagcataactagactaatttaaaattaaataaaggcaacggtagataaaggagacaaaatggtaaaaactatTGTACACTCATTGTAATGTCTACTGTAATGGGTGGACGTTGTGCTGGGAGGACGTCCATCGTGCTGGGTGGACGTCGTGCAGGGAGGACGTTGTGCTGGGAGGACGTCCATCATGCTGGGAGGACGTCGTGCTGGGTGGACAGCGTGCTGGGTGGACGTCGTGCTGGAAGGACGTCCATTGTGCTGGGAGGACGTCCATCGTGCTGGGAGGACGTCCATCGTGCTGGGAGGACGTCGTGCTGGGTGGACGTCGTGCTGGGTGGACGTCGTGCTGGGAGGACGTCGTGCTGGGAGGACGTCCATCGTGCTGGGAGGACGTCCATCGTGCTGGGAGGACGTCATGCTGGGAGGACGTCCATCGTGCTGGGTGGACGTCGTGCAGGGAGAACGTTGTGCTGGTAGGACGTCCATCATGCTGGGTGGACGTCGTGCTGGGTGGACGTCATGCTGGGAGGACGTCCATCGTGCTGGGTGGACGTCGTGCAGGGAGAACGTTGTGCTGGGAGGACGTCCATCATGCTGGGAGCACGTCGTGCTGGGTGGACAGCGTGCTGGGTGGACGTCGTGCTGGAAGGACGTCGTGCTGGGAGGACGTCCATCGTGCTGGGAGGACGTCGTgctgggtggagcagagggggctcacctctcagttttaattacactggacatcttttatttttttcatttttaatttttttattaggtTATTAAATAGGACTTAAACTGACGAAAAggtcatttatcatttattaaacaTCCTGGAAACGCTGAGAATCACCTACTCACAGTGAATGCATCAGGGCACaggtccacacacacaccatcacatGAGGCGTTCAGGGTCATTGTGAGTCATTCAGGGTCATTGTGAGGCAGTCAGGGTCCTGGTGAGGCGTTCAGGGTCATGGGGAGGGGTGTGttgtgaaacatttttcagCATCTCCAGGTCTGAGCTCTGAGGAGTCAGCctgtgctgcgttcagggaTGTTCTCCTGCCAGTAAAGTCTTGAAACGTGGCTTCAGGGAGGACCAGGAAAACAAAGAGGTGTTGAcctgcagaaccagaactagaactTACTGACTGAGATGCATTAAAGGAGCAGAGGAAATCCCATAATGACCTGGAAACAGCTGAACCTGACAGCTGGCTGAATTAATATGTGCACTCTGATAAAGATGCTGCTGTTACCATGACGATGTGTCGGCGGGCTACGTCTGGTCTCTGGCAGAGTTCCTGCAGACGTCTGCAGAGCTGCTCAGGTGTGGAGTACAGGTACTGTtctgcagaggaggaagaggagaagaagaaatggtgcagagagagaagaagaaagaatgaAGGTGAGGAGGAGCTCCAGGTGTGTTTACCTGGGAATATCTCTGGATAAACCAGCTCCTTGGGACAGAGAGGGAAACATCCACAGTGGACCGCTTCCAACCTGAAACAGAACCAACAGGTGAGCTCCACATCTGGATCTCTGCTATCAGAGCAGAACCTGGTAGAACCCTCATCTGCTCCCCCATGCCAGAACATGGCTGCCTTCTGCTACATTGGCATTTGTTAACATTAGCATGTGCTGATAGAATGGACGTCACAGGTCCTGTTATCATGTGATGGGGGGGCAGCTCAAGATGGCAGCATGAGTAGTCATGATGTCACCAGCTCTCAAGACCAAAAGGCCGAGTTGTTCTTGTTGACGGTAAATAAGCAGACACAACGCTGGAACGCTACAGAAGACGCTAACGCTAACGCTAACCCCATAACCCTTTCTACATTAGCCTGGAACCCCCGTCCTCTCCACCATCTTTCTACATCTGCCTGAAACACCGttcctctccatcttctgtCTAAACGAGGCGGTCTTCATGTTTCCTGGTTGGTAGTTTTATTATTGATCAAGTCCCACAAAGTGATTTACTTTTTACCAACTGGCCTTTTCAGGCGGCGCCTTAgcgacatatatatatattttatataaacacaaaatcatttttCTGGATTACGGAAAGATCCTTGTTGATCGTGTATCGGACAGACGTGACTTCTCTATAGAAGACTATTACAAACATCCTGGAAACAAAGATCCAACGGCTCCaggtgaatgtggaagtgaatGGAAACGATACCACTTTGCCTTTAATTAAAACCAGTGGACAAGAtcttgctaacacacagctaattagcacaaacatGGCTGGAGAGAAACAGGAGGACGGTGTAGAAGGTAAGAACTCTTTTACTCATAGTcaaagagtaaatcatctcacaggGAAATGGAGGACGAGTAACAGacagagcccagtttgctgagAACCAGCCAGCCCGGTCATGTAGACCAAGCACCTCCTCCACCCCTCTCCCTAGCAAGACACAGTCATGGCCTGCtatcagaaggaaaactaacaaGTTGCgatgaaatctccctacacaccAGGATCAGACCAAAGAACAACTCAGAAAGTAAAAGCAGACAGCCGGGCCTCAGACTGGTTGTTGGTGACTTTGGGATGCTGCATGTACCACATCCAGTTCATTCATAGAcaacttcagcttcttctgggaCCGCAGGAACTTTTCTAAGCCAGATGGATTCTGGctgaacaggtcaggagtgaagctgttcGCCTCCAGCCTGGTTTATTTTCAGACTCTGTTCCCTCggacaaggacaacagacaagagagaccagAACAACGTGATGAGACAGAGTCTAGAGGAAACCTGGAGAAAAACCACCTCAGCCGCTCCTGAAGAAACCCCCAAAGCTCTCAGCGaggacccacccccttcatctcatcatccTCTATCCAGATCACCCCACCTCTCTTGGACTTCACCTCCCAGATGGAGGAGCTGGTCACTGTGGCGACCAAACTTACCTCATGCCCCAGGCCCATCTTTCCACCCCGAACCGtcccacttcatcctcctccaccagTTCCCCAGCGAGCTCTGACCCAGTCGTCCCAGCACCCACCTCCCTTCCCTCCTGAACTGAACCAAGCTCCTTGTCTGTCTCCAGCCTGATAACAACCAGCATCTGATGGATCTGAGCTGGTCCAGGCTGCAGCTCTGTAGGTACTCATGGTTCTCCAGGATAAGCCGGCCCGACATGCAGGTAGTTTCCTTTATCcctgttttaatatttacaaaggTTCAGAGAAGCCAGATTCACCCAGTACGTTCTATACATTTATCACATCTTGTGTTCATTCCTCATCAGCCTCAGCCTGCCCAGAgcaacacctggacaggtaatgTTTTAGCATGCTGAAGCTAGCTCTgctaaatgtcagaaaaacattttaatcaacgattttattacaaagcacaaaGTTAATGTCTAGTTTTCACCAGAAAGCGGGTCAGACAGAGAAAAGGATGCTTGTTCTTATAGAAGCGACCCCTCCAGACTTCAGCTCTGTGGGTGGAGCTAGATGacatcagaaaggtggaggaggggctgTTTGCTTTAATGACTCCCTCCAACGCAGCAGGTATCTTAGAAAACTTTGTGTCTCCAGATGCCCTCCGCTCTCGTGTGGTGGTCCTTCAAATATACAGACCACCTAAACACTGAGCAGCGTTTCTGATGACATTGTGAACTGCTGTCAGTCATCTGTCCACTCTGACTGTGTCGTTATTGTTGGTGGTTCCTACATCCATGCTGAGAACCTGGAGGACGGAGGGACCAGAGAACGGTGTTCTTGATACCTTTGGTCTAACTCAGCATGTGGACCAGAGGACCCTGTCTGGATCTGGTCGTCTCTAaaggtctgaatatttccaGGTTGTGTTGGTGGACGTTCTTCTGTCTGATCCTTCCTGGGTTTTCTTTGAGATGCTGTTATTGTCAACaaaaagcccaaacagaggTTATCAGGAACCGGTACACTGGTGAAAATCCCACTGACATGTTTctaccaggaaagtagatcctagaactccagtcctcactaagaccaggaacttagatcctagaactccagtcctcactaagaccaggaacttagatcctaaaactccagtcctcactaagaccaggaacttagatcctagaactccagtcctcactaagaccaggaactaagatcctaaaactccagtcctcactaagaccaggaacttagattctagaactccagtgAGACAGATCCTGATGGAGCAcgttggaaaaggtaaaaatgtgtaactggtggacacggcgtggacgttactggtgtcagaaagacagaatagtggcagcaggtgaagACGCTGTCATCACAGAGTCAGAAGGAAGAAACACCAGAGGAACGTacagctggatatctcagtcggtagaacatccgtctgccatgcaggAAGTTCGATTCCCAGAGTGGAGAAAAGTATCTGctgctaaataataataataataataataaaagtgcaaagcgctaaccacgacccatcaggagcaatttggggtttggtgttttgctcagggacacctcgacatgagctctccgggccgaTATCAAACCTGCAaacccttgggctgcagaaCGACCGCCCTCCCCACTGAGCCGCCActatgacagtaatgatgctggtaACGTAGTCTTCTGTtctaatgtataaaataaacatgtacagatacatgTGAGACTGGtagcagaataaataaatcttataaatttgttagcgtagcatcacttctagacctccagcctccagtctggtcccgctctgctggactgaaggaccaaagctactttccgcctgttcttttactgactgctacatgttggcagcagactggctccttatttatctggatggttttataacatgaagttttgttccacaatgatagaacatgttttactggttgagcttcttattaacatcAGCAATCCTGGTTTTCCTgagcgtggctcttaggaggattaatatggaatgtgtctttattcatgtctgcaaacagctttaatatctaacatggtGTGTGGAAAGTAAAAGTGGATTttgtacaaatgtctcacatttcacttcatttccttgattttattctggaccgttggtgtcgacgtttcctgtttctctagattctgtgcgtacgcctggtcagagttgccgtggaggaaCGAACATTGTCCCACCAAgtctggtttttataaatcccagaagCTGACTGTATttggcgtacgccggtttttATTCCTACGCCAGTTTTAGGAATGAGGCTCCTGGCCCCTTCTGGGTTTGGATCAGAACAACCCCCCTCCCCCGCTGGACAACACtattcttcttctctgctttaaTTAGCTTATGATTCATTAGAGGAGAAGGCCTCATAGCCAACTGGATCAACAGAAACCAGTCCTGCTTCTGAACCGTCCTCCTGTCATGAGACACAACCCGATTAGCCAGTGAAAAAGGTTCTTCCTGCAGACTGCTGGGACCACGACGCTCATGACAACCTCCAACTACGACCTGGACATAAACCAGGTACAGATCACACGGGCTCTGTGATTGGTTGTTCAGCCTGCAGCTATAACACCACCTGACAGGAGAGGCTCAAACAGCCAGAGATGCTGGCAGCAGAACCAAACGCACCCTGACGTCTCCTCTGATCGGACCTCCTCCTCCACACTCCGACCTCACAGCAGAACAAGAGAACAACCTGAGGTCCTGCTGGTGCAGGTGGTTCAGCTGGTTCTGCTGGTCCAGGTGGTTGTGGTACACAGTTCCAGCAGGTGGGTTTGGTTTGTTGTTGGTTCGGTTCAGTTCTGTTTGGATCGGATCTTTATAACCTGAGCTGAGTCAGAAAGGCAGAACGATTCCACCAATCAGAATCGTTCTGTGTAAGCCCCGCCCCAAACGCTGTGGATGGTCTCACAGGAACCGCCTGCAGACCAGAACCCCGTCTGGGTCAGAACTGAATCTTTTCAGATGGGGAATCAGAACCAGGTGCTCTAACAAAATTCTGAGATCTAGGATGAGCTGAGGAAGACTCACATGGCGACGCCGAAGAACTCGTGTGCGGCGGTGGAGACGACGACGTCGGCGTCACACAGAACCTGCAGGTACTGGTCTCTGCCGGATTGGAAGCCCCAGTTCAGGACGTGGCGGTCCAGGAGACGCTGGCTGGAGGCGAAGATCTCTGCAGGAGGAAGACGAGGGTGCACCCTTCATCATCTACCCTCATCATCCTCAGTGATGAAGCTGAGCTGTGTTTTGTTGGTTAATTAgaaggaaataaacacacaaacaccaactgcagtgtgtgtgtgtgtgtgtgtgtgtgtgagagagaccCTGTGACTCTGCCTAATGTGATTGGATGTCTGCTATCATCTGATTTACCGTCACCTGTTTGTGCCGCAGTTAAACTTTATGTCTCAGAGTGTGTGTGAtcataaaatacacacacacccattaTCACATCAGTTGATCAAACCATCATTTAGTCTGACACCTGTGaactgcagccaatcagagaccaGAGGATCTGCAGAGTAATCTCTCTTACACAGGAAGGACGTTTTTAGTAAATGAGGACACTCTGGCCTCCTCAGGTCATCAGCAGGCTTCTCAGAGTTTCACACGGGTCCTCAGAAAGCTGGTGGAACCAGGAGTCAGCAATCTGTTCCTGCATAGATCCAAACCGCGGGCTAAAAGTTTAACACAACATAGTCAATAAAAGTCTAGGAGGTGTCCTTGCTCCTGAGGATACACAGTGAACCGTTCTGTTTGAGGAATCTGAGGTGACCTAATGGTGAAACGTAACGCAGAGCTTCTTCTAGAAATGGTCTCATTTCACCGGTCCTCATATTACTGCTTAgacaggaatgtgtgtgtgtgtaccggGAACGTCGGTGAAGGTCTCTCCGATCACGGAAACTTGGAAGTCTAGTCGCCGTTCCTTCAGTTTCAGTAGAACTTTGAAGAACATCTCAGGGTTCTTATCATGTTCCctaaaacacagagaacatCCTGAGGAGGGggagaatgaggaggaggatgaagcggaaaaggaggcagaggagcagCACGAGGAGGATGAAGTGTCCAGCCATGGAAAAACCAGGATCAGGAACAGTTCTAATACTATTCAAGGTCAGCCTGGGCTTCTAATCTGGTAAATGGTAACAGAAATCCTCCCTGGTCTGGTCTGACCTGGCTTAACGGGTCAGAACCTCCTGGTGGACTGGAACCAGAACTCACCACCTGTGAGGCCACACGATGTGCAGAGGCTTCATCTGGTCTACGGAGTCCCCCTCACCAACAAGTCTGTGGATTCTGGACTCACATGTGTCCCCTTCACAAACAGGTTTCTGGACTGTGGACTCAGATGTGGACTGATGTGGACCCCCGGACCTGTGTAAGACTTGTGGTTGGTTAAAGTTTATCAGGCTGTGTTGATGTTGCAGGAGAAACTGTTACCGTGACGACCGCTGCTGCTCATCAGGTGGAATGATGATGTCCCCAACATGAGACGTCTCAGCAGGTAGACGGAGCAGCTTGTGCTTGGGCAGCAGCCTGGAGGACGGGAACCGAGTCAGACTCACGCAAGTGTCACAATTCAGGGTGCACAGACTATGTATACTATAGAGTGTCCTACATGGGCTGTGGAGTGTCCTACATGGGCTATGGAGTGTCCTACGTAGACTACAGTGTGTCCTATGTggggctacagagtgtccttcGTGGGCTACGGAGTTTCCTACGTAGCCTACATTGTGTCCTATGTggggctacagagtgtccttcATAGACTTCGGAGTGTCCTACATAGACTACAATGTGTCCTACGTAGACTACAGAGTGTCCTACATGGGGCTACTGAGTGTCCTACGTAGCCTACATTGTGTTCTATGTGGGCTACGGAGTGTTCTTCGTAGAATACGGAGTGTTCTTCGTAGAATACGGAGTGTCCTACGTAGACTACAATGTGTCCTACGTAGACTGCGGAGTGTCCTACGTGGGGCTATGGAGTGTCCTTCGTAGACTACAGAGTGTCCTACGTGGATCTGATTATGGTccatgtaaataaatttattgggatAGTAATAAAGGAATTGGAAGTGTGCTActtgttatttatattcttactctatTAATCATGTTAATTCTCTCTTATCTATAAGCTCATACACTTACTAAcagtgtgtaagtgtgtttaCGCAGCAGTGTGTGAGAAGAACAGAGAGAGGCTGACCAATGCTGTGTTGCCAGTAACAGAACATGTGACATCAGGGGAAGTTTCTAGGTTGACCGGACtggtggttttttttgttttctgtttttctgactgTTGTCACATGGAAGGCTGTGGACATCTGCATGTGGTCGATCTGTGACTGTATCTGACCCGAGTCCAGCAACCgcagcattagtcagcaaaacttTGTGTAGCAAGACGAGGACCATGTATCAAGGATTCATGGACCAGTTAGAGGAAGTTCTGACTGGAGCAGACAGGGCTCCGTTCTGGATTAATCCTGGAAGAACTCGGATTGCATTTTCCCACactgtaaattaataaattgtcaTCTGAGAGAAGCAGTTTGTCATCTATGCTCCATCAAAAGGAAAGCATAGGAGgacctaaagagaaaggtaaaaagaaacTAGAGTGGAACAGTACCTGATTAAAAAGGAAAGTTGCCTATttaatactgtgggaagaagtTCCTGTTCTTCAtgacatttttaaggttttctccaacatcTGAAAACAGACTCATCACGCTGACGGCCATATTCATGTCCCCTCTCTTCTCGCCGCGAGGCCTTCAGGTCCCTTCACCAGCAGTGATGCGTTCGGGGCCCTCCAGAACAAAGATGTTTCAGAAACAGAGAACTGAGACGTTCCGGTTATAGGGACGGACAACTGAGGGACAGAGAACTGAGATGTTCCGGTTTCAGGGACGGAGAACTGAGACGTCCCGGTTATAGGGACGGAGAACTGAGACGTTCCGGTTTCAGGGACGGAGAACTGAGGGATGGAGAACTGAGGGACGGAGAACTGAGACGTTCCGGTTTCAGGGACGGAGAACTGAGACATTTTGGTTTCAGGGATGGAGGATAGATCCTCAAAACAGTCTGAACATGGGGACCACCAACCTGCTGACGTCCGGGAACTGGATTGGATAGTTCAGGACAACACACTTGGGACGGATCTGCTGGTCCAGGTCTCTAGGTCTGTGGTCTGGCATCTTCTTCATGAAGGTGTGGATGGACGACAGAAAGGAGTCCATGTTGAACCGGGAGTTAAAGACCACCACATCTGCAACCAGACTGAGACAGAAACCAGTActtagaggaggaggagaagttTCAGAGTCCAACCCTGATTTCTTTTTCCTGGACGGTCATGGACGCTAACATGCTAACTAAGACACTGACAGCCATAGACATAATAAAGAATAGACGCCGCATCAACCGCTACTGCTACTAGCCCAGACAAGCCGTAGCGCCGCCATCTTAGACCGGTACCCACTCTACTAATGACTGGCGCAAAAAAGAGTCTGCGCATGAAATCAATTGTAACTGAAAACTTAACTGATGTTCAAGCTTTTTATTCCGTTTTGGTCCAAATTTCGTACATGTAATTATGATACAGAACAAAGGATTTAGcctatttaatattaattaccGCTAATGTAAAATTCTGATAgaaaaactgtgtgtgtatatatatatatatatatataaacctatataaaattataaacacaCCCACGtgtacacacgcacacacaaatatatatgtatatatatacacatatatatacatatatatagatatattcacaCACTAATGTATAATAGAAAAGCAGCAAAGTCAACCACATTATTAGGAGACAATATACGATT
Protein-coding sequences here:
- the gtdc1 gene encoding glycosyltransferase-like domain-containing protein 1 isoform X1, with translation MQQSEVSGSPSVLLVEAFYGGSHKQLIDLLKDNIDGCAVCTLPAKKWHWRARTAALSLSQTIPTCPSYRVLFSSSVLNLCELVALRPDLARLKKVLYFHENQLVYPVRKDQERDFQYGYNQVLSCLVADVVVFNSRFNMDSFLSSIHTFMKKMPDHRPRDLDQQIRPKCVVLNYPIQFPDVSRLLPKHKLLRLPAETSHVGDIIIPPDEQQRSSRSGGPHQSTSESTVQKPVCEGDTCESRIHRLVGEGDSVDQMKPLHIVWPHRWEHDKNPEMFFKVLLKLKERRLDFQVSVIGETFTDVPEIFASSQRLLDRHVLNWGFQSGRDQYLQVLCDADVVVSTAAHEFFGVAMLEAVHCGCFPLCPKELVYPEIFPEQYLYSTPEQLCRRLQELCQRPDVARRHIVMVNTSLFSWSSLKPRFKTLLAGEHP
- the gtdc1 gene encoding glycosyltransferase-like domain-containing protein 1 isoform X2, with translation MTSHRVLFSSSVLNLCELVALRPDLARLKKVLYFHENQLVYPVRKDQERDFQYGYNQVLSCLVADVVVFNSRFNMDSFLSSIHTFMKKMPDHRPRDLDQQIRPKCVVLNYPIQFPDVSRLLPKHKLLRLPAETSHVGDIIIPPDEQQRSSRSGGPHQSTSESTVQKPVCEGDTCESRIHRLVGEGDSVDQMKPLHIVWPHRWEHDKNPEMFFKVLLKLKERRLDFQVSVIGETFTDVPEIFASSQRLLDRHVLNWGFQSGRDQYLQVLCDADVVVSTAAHEFFGVAMLEAVHCGCFPLCPKELVYPEIFPEQYLYSTPEQLCRRLQELCQRPDVARRHIVMVNTSLFSWSSLKPRFKTLLAGEHP